One Dioscorea cayenensis subsp. rotundata cultivar TDr96_F1 chromosome 19, TDr96_F1_v2_PseudoChromosome.rev07_lg8_w22 25.fasta, whole genome shotgun sequence genomic window, TTGCAATCTTACATTTATCAGATCAGAAGGGGCAACAAGTATATTTCAggtgacaaatattttaaaaggaaaagatgGTAGAGTTAGACGGCAAGTGGGCTTTAATGTTTATCAAAATGAGCTTGAAAGTGATATTAGATGCACATGTTGTTTATTTGAGTTCAGAGGAATTTTTTGTAGGCATATATGCAAAGTTTTAATTGAGAGGAATGtgaaagagattccatctcaaTATATTTTACCCCGTTGGAGAAAAGATATTAAATGCGGGCATACTTATGTGAAGAATTGTTATGAAGATATACAAACTAATGAGCAAAAAGTGTGTTACAACAGATTATGCTCTCACTTTTCTAAAGCTGCTAAAATTGGAATAGAAgctgttgaaaaatatgacttcCTAATGAGATGTGTAGATGAGGCAATCGACAAGCTCATGGATAATgcaaatttttgtgagaaacAGTTGTTGGAAAAGAATCATGACCATTGCCAAGCAACATCCTTAAGATTTCTAACTCCTTTAAAAGTGCGTAGTAAAGGTCGGCCACcatcaaagagaaagaaatcaaaagttgaagaaatgatcattagaaataaaagaaaggtaCTTAGTTTTTACATAATTCTTCTTAGTGTTTTCACTTTTTTCtactaaatttaatattttctttagaaAACTCAAGCACAAGGGTATGTACAAATGCAAAATGGAGCACAAGTTGAACTTtgtactcaagaaagtgtggtaaTGTTTGattcttctatatttatatttgtttagcattgtataatattgttttaatgaatTGGATAACAACTTGTTCTGTTAGGTGAACTCCAAATGCTATTCAGACGTGTTCAATGTAGATATTTCTAACTTCACTTGGCAAAATGTTGGCATTGATCCTTCATCACaggtaatttaaaaatatagagtaACTCTATTTTCTAGTGTATGGTGTGACACCCTTTTTTTTGGTGATTGCAGGGTAAACCATCAAATGAAATTGGAACATCTACTTCATTTGATGAAGAATCAAATTTAGTTTCATGGACCAATGCCAATTCTAATTCAGGTGTTTAAAAAAtccttttcatattttgtcactatCCTTATACATACAATACTTTCTTTAAATCCTAGGGACATATATTGAgagctttttctttttaaatgcaATTAGTTATCAAATGTTCTTTCATATTTCATGTTGGGTATATATGCTAATAATTATAGTTCAACTCTTACCAGGGAATATATGAGACAAAGCTGTCATTGGAGTTATTATGTGATTCTCATCATAATTCAGGATGGTGTCTTGCCAATTAGGAGTAAGGATGTTTTATGTGTGGAGAATTGGTGAGCTTGTAAAGCTTTGATGCTGTTTTTGTGTCAGTCTTTTATTGCAGTAGCTGATTGAATTCTCTCCTGTCAAAGCCTAGAAATCCACTTGCAAGGATGAAGTTAATACTAGAGCAGCTGGTGTGTACTATGCTGCCAAATGCATGTGCTCCTTTGTTGTGTTTATGAGCTGTTGTTATCACtcactttcatatttttctgcAGATGGAGTAACTATGGTGCAGTTGCAGAAGCTGCGGGTGAAGTGAATGCACTTCTagatctctttattttgttcataattAAGGATTTATATATTGCTGCAGTCTGCTTTTGTTTTATGCTCAACTAATGTTATTAGTCCTTGGCTGCTGTAATTGTTctctttcatatatttattctgTTCACCTGGCTGTTGTTGTTATTAGTCCTTAGCTGTTGTAATTGGCTCCTTTGTTCTGTTCACCTGGCTGaatgaatgtgtgtgtgtgtgtgtgtgcagaAATGGGTTCTCGTTTGTGTAGTATTTATTCTGTTCAGCATTTGTGTGTTCGGCATTTATTCAGTAAAATTCATATTGGATTATTGGATTATTAGAAAGTTTCCATTCTGTTCAGCATTTGTGTGTGCAGAAATGGGTTCTTGTTTGGGCAGGGCTAGTTCTCTAGGGCTTGACAAGGTAGTGGAGGCATAAATTTTTGCATATTTGATTAACAACATTGTAGCAGTAACAGTAGAATACTCCAATTAACAACCTATACATTGATTCTTCGTATACAAATTTTGAGGTTGAATAAACAAcataatcaaaatacaaaaaccaaaagaaaaaaaaaacaaaaggaaaaaataggaATCTTCCAACTGTAGGCAACTACCTCATCTCATTCTCATTCTGCAGCAAAATACATTGCAAAGGTATCTGTTGCTGCATCAGAGATAAATGGTCATTCTATGGTATTGATGTTTTTGCTTCATGCGGCACTTGACTTCTGACAGTGGAGATTGAATTCATAGGACAGTAAGGAACAATTTTAGTACCATTATGTCCTCGAATGTTCTGAAAGATGCTTACATAACTTGATTGTTGTGATCCAAGATGGTTGTTTAGGCAGGAATTCTGTTCTTGGAGTAGCAGCAGTTGAGAATCATGGTTAGAAAGTAAAGGATTTAGTGCAACATTCCCATTTTCAGGAGCCTGTAATAAAGGACTAGAATTTGCAAATCCAATTTGAACTCCTGGCATTGCAATTAATCAGAATCTTAAAATCTTAGGTGTTTGATCTTGAAAGATAAGAACATGTCGAAGCTTCAAATAACATACCAACAAAACCTGGAAGACATTGTCTCTTTAGACTTGAAGTTGCAggaggaaaaacaaaaagactcTCTGGAGTCTCAATTTCCCACACACTAACTCTTTTTGGTCTTTCGCCATAGCCATGTTCATACCATTCCACCTAATTGTAGTacacaaaatttacaaatcacTACCATACTTCATTCATGTTAACCGGAAAATGTCACTGCATAAGAATGATTCcaaaatacacataaaaaaaactcaccCGCAGATCACGCCATTGTGAATTTGGCCATCTCATAGGATCATAATCACTAATACCCATAATTGTGCCCATATATCTTACGAACAAAGAGAGTACCTTTACATTTGTTTGTAGTAATTCAATGTAAtaacataaacataataaaagggcAAACATTCTCAAGAGATTTGTTCTTaaattttcctaaaaatttTAGGATTAAAGTGGTGATTATGCTTGACAAGTACAGGTTGTTCCtttgataaatattgaaattaaaagTTGAACTctctaataatgatattaaCCTGTGTTTACTGGATTCCAACAAAGGTATTAAAGAGAAGAGAGACTGATGAACCTTGGATTATAATAAACAGTGAAAGAGCTTCGACTAGCTACAGCATGATCTACGACAGCAAGGACACCCATATGCATAATATCAGTAGAAAGCACAGAAGATGGCCTGCTCGCCGGTGAGGGAGTGGCGTCCATGGGTTCTCTCACTGCCACCTCTTCACCCATCTCTCTCCTTCTTCAGTTTAGAGACAAGATGAGGAGTGGCGCTCCAGAGATGAGATGAGGATGCGTTTTGTCCAAGAAGGTCACAGACGAGGGGAGTGGCGTCCATGGGTTATCTCACCGCAACCTCTTCGCCcatctctcttctccttcttcttcttcgataCGACGGCTTCAAAGACGAGATGAGGAGGAGTTCGGTCCAAAATAGGGCTTCAGtttgggtattttttttaatcagaggAGGGagaaaattgatgacatggttGCCACATAGGCAACCACGTCATTCGGCCTGCGAATTCGGCCGAGTAAATTGGCACAAAtagcatttcttttttttttttgtataagcATGTGCATATTGATGAGATAAGATGCATGCATGATTTACATTGGGTCCACCAGCCCATGatcttttcttccaaaattaatgcatgcatgcatgtacgtATGGTGTTCTTAATAACATAAATGCATGCCATGCACATGCAAGAAAATATTCTATATTCgtctttctctctcttgttGTGAGCTCCGAACCATGCATGTACATGCTTCTCTCTCTGTTTCTCACCAActcaagtgaagaagaagaagagtaagCATGGCGTTCTATGCGGCGATGGCGGAGATGATCCATGCCTACATGGGGCTCTCACCGACGGCCTTCTTCACCATCCTAGTTCTCATGTTCGGCGCCTATTGCCTCATTTCTTCGATGTTTATCTCAGACGAGCCGGAGCCTGAGCCGCAGTTGATGCAACCGCCACCGTCGCCGCCAGCCTTGTCACCCTCGCTTCCTTTGCAACTGGCCATGACTCCTCCTGCCCTCTTGTCAGGCAGACCCATATGAGAATCAAAATGATGACCTTCCTGTATGTATGCAGAGCCTAGAATGGCTGGTCAAATTATGCTTGTTAGGAGACACTGTCCAGTTCAAATGAGACGCAACAAACTATATACGAGAGAACAAGTGAAATTTATTGCCAGAAGTCAGCAAACAGACATACATCAGGGACCATCCACAATAGTAAAGGAATGGCAAAGGCTTTTGCAACAAATCTACAATGATATAATGACTCACAATGAAAAGAATAGCTATATAGCACATCAATGAAAGAATGTCTAGATTTCAGATAATAATATGATAACATGGTTACTCTTCTCAACATGATAAGAAACCGGGACAGTCGGAGAATCATCCAGTGATGTCTCATCAAAGTGCAGCTGAGCATTCTCGCTCACCATCCCCGTCCTCTCCCTACTGCTATTCTCTTGCTTCTCCTCTTCAGCTTTGTCCACCTTGTCTTGAGTCATGACACTCAGATCACTAGCTGCCTTCACAACCTTATTGAATGCACTTGAGAGCCATGAAGCCCCTGTTGAAACATATTGATTGCTCATGAGTGTAGATCCTGCACTGGTAGCTGTCTGCTCAGTGGCTGTAATGGCCAATTTGGTGATCTCAGTGACCTGGAATCGTTTGTCCACTTCCTTTAACTTCCCAGTGATCAATGAAGTGCCCATGCTAATCTTTTCACTAAGGCCAATCTTGCTGTCCAGGGATGCCACTGATGGTTGGAGAAGCTAGCAATTCAATTCTGAATTGAAGAGAAGCTGAAGATGGACTCAAGCCTTGTTAGTTTGGTTTGAATTTTGGGTCAGTCAAAGTAGTTATGAGTGGAGAGGATAAGCATGCTTTATTTTCTCTGACAAAACAATGTGTATATTGCTATGAACTTTGGAGTTTTTGTTCTTATCTGTTtagtttcttttatttgtatgtAAGTGATTGAAAtgaatttgtgtgtgtgtattttctcttcaacaaaaaagaaaaacatttttcCATGTGTGTTCTTTGGAGAGTGTGAGTGTGATATTCTCTTTGTGTGGAGGCTTTGAGCCACTGTAGCTGAGGCACTTGATGTAAGATGGTGCTGCTCGTCAAAGGACTTTACCTTGTTGAGAGCATCCTTTCCGAGAACATATCCCATGGCAAGCATACTTCTCACAATATCCTCAATCTTCTTGACAGCAGAACCAGCGGACAGGATGTTCCTTTCTTTTATGCAATAAGATAGGAAATTATCATGTTGccacaaaaaaaatgaaggaagagtaaaaagagaagaaggaaaaaaaaaaatgaaaaggtgagttaaaaaaaggagaaaaaatgaaggatgagtgaaaaaaaagagaagtggaaaaaatgaagggtaaaaaaaaagataaaaatgagggatgacaaaaaaaaagaatagataaaaatgagaaaaaaaaaagagggaaaaaaatgaaggaagataaaaaagagaagatatggaggatagataaaaaaaatgaatgatggatgaatttactggggagtattttggtaattttctttgCAGGGTCTCCTCTAGGaaaaatcctatgaaatttctctcatgccaccttgaagtcttggcTTTTTTGGgataacgagaaattttcataaatttctctcattccaccttaagtcttgattttcttggggtaatgagaaattttcataaatttctctcattgcACCTgaaagtcttgactttcttgggtaacaaaaaattttcataaaattctctaattccacattgaagtcttgactttcttggggtaacgaaaaattttcataaaattctctaattccaccttgaattcttgactttcttggagtaacgagaaattttcctaaaattctctcattccaccttgaagtcttgactttcttgggataatgagaaattttcataaatccCCTTGAAGTCTtaacaaagaattttttttaaaaggaccACACTGAAATCCTCTCTGAACTCACGTTGAGGTTTTTTGACACTCGTTGGAGTGAAAAGAGGTGAagtgaaaagtgaaaaaaaatcctttcttgaaatgaaaggaagagaaaaaaaatgaaaatttctcaaaaaaaaaaaatgaaaattttcatgaaaagaaaaaaagtctctcgtcaacactcattgaaaaagttgagttggcaaagattttCCTGAAGAccattatgaggtctctttcgaaaaaaaaatgcattagaGAACTCAATTGGTGATTTAACTAACggaaatcaagttcataattacagcttgagatccattttaaaagcaagtcaaaattatcaagttaatgacctaatcATGTCGAAGGTCATGACTTAAAGATgtaatggtcaaggctcaaaatcATCTTagagtcaagacctaaatgTCTCATGTAaatgacaaatgcaactctgaagttttAAGGCACCAAGAAGTCAAAGACTTGAGAAGTTTCACAAGTCCAAGAGCTGGAGATTTTTAAGCACAAAAGgccaaagtcttcagcgataaaagaagcaaaaatgacCAAGTATGCAACtcgtaaatgtagagtggccgcAGCTTAAGAACTAAGCGATGTGTTaagacacaaacccacataaaggaaagaagaaatcGAGGAGGCCCACATTCACGGAGCTAAAAGGATTTTCCGACGTACTCTCAGTAAAGGAGCTAAGAGAACCGACCAGAAAAGTAAGTTTGaagaacatgataaaaatggctctctttaaaaaaataaaactctctTGTCaagctctcttagagaatagctctcttacttttgtattctcgctcataatcatatgttcacatgttctttgaaattaataaaaaaaaatttatgttagcTCAATTGTTTCTCATTCATACAATTGGAGGTTCCCATaacattgtctggggtaattcaTATTAGGGGCTTACCCTTAATAGATGTCATGAACctgcaatcatctgaaatataaaactgataaaaatttgatttgtgatccatgctttttaacggatcaatcctaattaaagatcgggtggaaagaaaggagtcCACAAAGTTTTTTATGAGTTATAGTAGATAATatgtgtataaaaaaattaatatttatgttatatCCCAACTATTCAATAGCGTTAAGTGAtgtaaatattgataattgcATTGGAATGTTATTTAAACTAGAAATATTACAACTGCAGGTCTGCAACTAAGAAGTATTGAGAATATCTTTAGAAAGTATTTCTGCTAATGACAACATTAGAACAAgatactttataaaaaaaaaaattggaattgTCATAAAAGGAATAAAACTTTTAGAGatatatattagtaaatttAACCTAATTTTAGCAGCTTCTTATGTGTTCTAAATTTATGCTGAATAAAGTACGGGGAATCTTATAAAACATAGatctcttttaattaattaatagatctcttttaattaattaattttttaaatttaaatttaaaataatttatttgaccACTATTACCATAAAGTGATTATCATTTCCCTCTCAACACAAAAATAGAGCTtcatctatatttaaaaaaaaaaaaaattcttgctTGGGCCAAagtataacaatattttttcgAATGAATGAGATGGAGTTCAACTGACGTtagtttgaaatttgaattaaacCCGATTCcaaatttaattgaaaaagaaatccAGATGGGGAGGAAACAGTAGTAATATCCATTCCTAATGGCATACAGCTCAAGGGCCACGCCCCACGTGGCAGCTTTGAGTCACCCAACATATAGGGGGTCGAGATCGCCAAAGAGGACACACGGCACACGTGCAATGTTTAGTGTGCGTCTGTTTTCCAAATGCAGGAATCCCAGGTACCAGTACCCACTTCCCCACCACCCGCGCGTGCGGCGCCGACGCACACGTGCCAGCCGGTGACCACACGCTTCATTCGGGGTCCACGCCCATGCGACTCGGTACCCGGCGTTGCACGTCGTCGTCGTTGTGGTTTACTGATACCTTTCTTGGATTTCGCTGGAGGTGAAATAAGATAGTCTGGTAGTTCTTGAAATCGGAAAGGAGGAGATGGGGACTTGCGTCTCTAGGCCGGAGGGGTGCGTGCGAGTGCGGCGGAAGAGCGGCGATGGGCCACGGAAGCGGAGGAGAAGGATGGGGATCAGGAGGagggtgtcatcttctcggaAGTCTATGGAGACGATCGACGAGATTCCCGGAGAGGAACGTGGTGATGATCAGCCGGTGTATTCTAATCCTACATTTCAAGGTTGTGagttttgttggtttttttttttaatttttatttgtttgtgttgtttgtttgaTCGTATATAGTGTTTAGTGGGGATTTTTAGATCTGGAGTATGCTAAATTAGATGATAGCTGCAATGTGACGCTTGATTGTGGACTTCGGGTGCTAGATTATTTATTTGGCAACAAAAAATTTTCTGCTTTGAGATGCTTTTGGAGGAAATCAGAGGCTTTTCTTTGTCCTAAGTCTggaatataaaacaataaatgaattTTGTTGACATTACTGTCTTTTTGGCCACCATATTCTCTTCTGAACTGCTTTGTAGTTTACTTCATTCCATGCTGGTGTCTATTCTGTGTGCCATTTTGCTACTGATTACTGACTTCTCTTTTATAGTTTTACTTATTTGACTGTGACTTACCTATCAGGTAGTCTTGAGGAGGCTTGGTTTGACACAATAGCTATAATGGAGTCAGACTGTGATGATGATTTTCTGAGCGTTCAGGAAGGTATGTGATGCTGAGGCGTTTGTGTTCAAATTGGATGGTTGCATTAGGTGATAAACTGATCATATTGTTAGATTCAGGTGTAAGAGAACTTTTTAGAATTTGAGGTTTGTGCATCCTGTCAAAATTTTCAACAGATGTGCTGTCTTTAAATGGGTTGGAAGGTGCACCTACGTTGAGTTTGCAATCTCTCAAAGAACGTCACTGTGGAGAACTTCATTCTAATGTGCCCCTTGCCACTTCCACTGAGCAAAAGCAGAGGAGTTCAAAACTAGGAGACCAGTCAACAGGGACCTCTGTGAATGGTGTGAATTTTCAATCTGATGTTAATTTCAATGGCGCAAAGCCTTTTGTGAGCCATGATGATATATCCAGCCAACCTGTAGATGAAGGTCTTGGCACTGGAGGAGGAATATTAGACAACTGTGGCATTTTGCCAAACAATTGCTTGCCCTGTCTTGCTCCTACTGCTCTGACTATTGAAAAGAGAAGATCACCAAGTTCCAGCCCACCAAACTCAAAGAAAAAGGCACCACTGAAGATTTCTTTCAAGTGGAGATCTGGGGAAGGTCATAATGCTGCTGCACTatgtaagtaattttttttttcaaccattcATATGCATTGATTTCCAGCTCAAAATAAATTTGGGTAATCATCTTTTCTTAATGTGCTCCTCGATCATGATATCTCTTCATCAAAGTTAGTTTTGTTTGTCTATGGCTACACAACAATTATCTTAGACAAGTTAATCATGAATATCATCTTAATCCAATACATTTGATTTGTATGCATTTGTTCTATGCCCCCTGAATCATTCAATATTTCGCATATAAGGGagatgtatttttaaaatttgtctctTAGGATCTCTCAAGAATTAGCCTGGTTTTGAATTGTCTTTGCTGCATGCATTTAGAGTTAGTCCTTATCCAAGCATTTTCTTTGCTTAAAAAATTCATGACCATACTATTATGAAGAGGGTGGATATGTTTATCTCAACTTTGACATCTCATTAGAGAACATGCCAAGATGTCTGGAGTGTTTGTTTGAGTCCATTCATTGTATTGAGTATCACATTAGGATGCCTAAAtgacatgaaataaatcaaCTGCGAATATGGTATATGGatattttcttatcaaaataaaaatgacttTGTTGCATCAATGTATCCAGTTGTAGATAAGTCTGCATTAATGGTTGTTTGGAAAGGACTAAT contains:
- the LOC120284071 gene encoding binding partner of ACD11 1-like, whose product is MKRVVTGWHVCVGAARAGGGEVGTERNILSAGSAVKKIEDIVRSMLAMGYVLGKDALNKVKSFDEQHHLTSSASATLLQPSVASLDSKIGLSEKISMGTSLITGKLKEVDKRFQVTEITKLAITATEQTATSAGSTLMSNQYVSTGASWLSSAFNKVVKAASDLSVMTQDKVDKAEEEKQENSSRERTGMVSENAQLHFDETSLDDSPTVPVSYHVEKSNHVIILLSEI